From a single Miscanthus floridulus cultivar M001 chromosome 8, ASM1932011v1, whole genome shotgun sequence genomic region:
- the LOC136471435 gene encoding 26S proteasome regulatory subunit 8 homolog A-like translates to MATVAMDISKPTPAASGDEAAAAAKGRSGGGGEGLRQYYLQHIHDLQLQIRQKTHNLNRLEAQRNDLNSRVRMLREELQLLQEPGSYVGEVVKVMGKSKVLVKVHPEGKYVVDLDKSIDITKITPSTRVALRNDSYMLHLILPSKVDPLVNLMKVEKVPDSTYDMIGGLDQQIKEIKEVIELPIKHPELFESLGIAQPKGVLLYGPPGTGKTLLARAVAHHTDCTFIRVSGSELVQKYIGEGSRMVRELFVMAREHAPSIIFMDEIDSIGSARMESGTGNGDSEVQRTMLELLNQLDGFEASNKIKVLMATNRIDILDQALLRPGRIDRKIEFPNPNEDSRFDILKIHSRKMNLMRGIDLKKIAEKMNGASGAELKAVCTEAGMFALRERRVHVTQEDFEMAVAKVMKKDTEKNMSLRKLWK, encoded by the exons ATGGCGACGGTGGCAATGGACATCTCGAAGCCCACGCCGGCGGCGTCCGGCGACGAGGCCGCGGCGGCCGCGAAGGGGAGGAGCGGCGGTGGGGGAGAGGGGCTGCGGCAGTACTACCTGCAGCACATCCACGACCTGCAGCTCCAGATCCGGCAGAAGACCCACAACCTCAACCGCCTCGAGGCCCAGCGCAACGACCTCAACTCCCGAG TTAGAATGCTCAGGGAAGAGCTGCAGTTGCTTCAAGAGCCTGGCTCGTATGTTGGTGAGGTGGTGAAGGTCATGGGGAAATCAAAGGTTCTGGTGAAG GTACATCCCGAAGGCAAATATGTGGTGGATCTAGATAAGAGCATTGATATCACAAAGATCACACCTTCAACAAGAGTTGCTCTTCGGAATGACAGCTATATGCTCCATCTGATCCTACCAAGCAAAGTTGATCCATTGGTCAATCTCATGAAAGTTGAGAAGGTTCCTGATTCTACTTATGATATGATTGGAGGCCTTGACCAGCAAATTAAAGAGATCAAAGAG GTCATCGAGCTTCCAATCAAACATCCGGAGCTGTTTGAGAGCCTTGGAATTGCCCAACCAAAG GGTGTCCTCCTTTATGGACCTCCGGGTACAGGAAAGACATTGCTGGCACGTGCGGTTGCTCATCACACTGACTGCACCTTCATTAGGGTGTCTGGTTCTGAGTTGGTTCAGAAGTATATTGGTGAGGGCTCCCGGATGGTTCGGGAACTCTTTGTTATGGCCAG GGAACATGCACCATCCATTAtatttatggatgaaattgacTCTATCGGATCTGCTAGAATGGAGTCTGGAACTGGCAACGGTGATAGTGAAGTGCAGCGTACCATGCTTGAACTTCTAAACCAGCTTGATGGTTTTGAAGCATCAAACAAAATTAAG GTTTTGATGGCAACGAACAGAATAGACATCTTGGATCAAGCCCTTCTGAGGCCTGGCCGCATAGACAGGAAGATTGAATTTCCAAATCCTAATGAGGAT TCACGTTTCGATATCTTGAAGATTCATTCAAGAAAAATGAACTTGATGCGTGGTATTGATCTGAAGAAGATCGCGGAAAAGATGAATGGGGCCTCAGGAGCTGAGCTCAAG GCCGTCTGCACAGAGGCCGGGATGTTTGCTCTCCGCGAGAGAAGGGTGCACGTTACCCAGGAGGACTTCGAGATGGCAGTGGCCAAGGTGATGAAGAAAGACACGGAGAAGAACATGTCCCTGCGCAAGCTCTGGAAGTGA